DNA sequence from the bacterium genome:
GTTGCCGCTGCTCCGGTGCGTGCGCTGCGGAGCTCGCGACCTGGTGCGCCGAAAGGACGAGTTGGAGTGCCCGGGTTGTGGGGCAGAGTTTCAGGTAGACGAGGACGTCGCCAATTTTCTGGATCGGCCTCATCCGATTGTCCAGCACGAAATCGAGGCCGTCGCTGCCCTGGACAGCCGGGAGCCGGCGACGCGACGGAGAATCCGAGAGCTGCTCGTGGCATTGGACCAAGGCCGGGTGGACGGGAGCGATCACCGTTTGACCGAGTTCCCGAGCTTTCGGGAGTTCTTTACGACGCGCCGACGCGCTCAAGAGATGCTCGAGCGATATCCGCCGAGACCCGAATGCCTGGTGGTGGAGTTGGGTGCCGATCACTGTCTGCTGAGCGGGGCATTCCTCGACGCCGGGTGCCGCGTGATCGCGGTCGACATCACCGACCATCTGCGCCTCGCGCCGCGGGCGGCCAGCGAGGATCTGTGCCGGATCCGGGCCGACATGAACCGGTTGCCGGTCGCCGACGGCTCCGCCGATCTGGTCTGGGCCACGGCCTGCGTGCACCACTCCTGGAGCCTGGAAAGGACTTTTCGCGAGGCTCGCCGGGTGCTCGCACCTGGCGGCCGGCTGGTTCTGCTGAACGAGCCCATGCCGGCCTGGCCGAGATTTCTGACATTCGGCCTGGGGCGCGGCTTCGGCCGCGAGCAGAAGGATCTGGGCATCAACGAGAACCTGCATAGACGCGGCGCCTGGTCGCGAACCGCCAGGAAGGCCGGCTTCGAGCCGCAGCTCTTGTTCCCGGCGCTGAGTGATCGGGAGCTCCGGGCGAGACTCGGCAGGTACCGAATCCCGGCCGGATGGGCGCCACTGCTGAGCCGCTTGGCTCGTCCGCTCCAGGTCTCGATTCACATGGTGGCGGAGCTGCCACCGCCCGCGAGATCGGGCTCTCCGCAGTAGTCGAGGATCTCGGCGCGGACGGCGTCGCGCAGCTTGGCGGCCGCGGCCATGTCGGATCCTTGCGCGCGAATCGGCGGCCGGATCGTCAACGAGATCTGACCCTTGCGCGGGAACCACTTGTTTCCACGCAAGACCGAGCGGGTTCCGCGGATGGCGACCGGGACAACCGGCACGCCGCTCTCGGCCGCCAGCATGAAGGCGCCGAGCCGAAACGGCCGCAGACCGGGGGCGCGGTCGAAGGTGCCCTCTGGAAACAGGAGCAGAGATTGGCCCTGCCTCAAGGTCTCGGCGGCGCGTCGTATGTCCTGGACCCCCTTGCTGGGATCGAATCGCTCGACGAAGAGGGTGCCGAGGCGCTCGAGCAGCAGTCGGGCGAGAAAACTGTCCTTGAGCTCGCGCTTGGCCAGAAAAGAGCCCTGGGTGGGCAGGGTGGCGGTCAGCGCGAAGCCGTCGAGATAGCTCGCGTGGTTGGCGACGACAATCCAGGGGCCGTCGCCCTCGAGATGCTCGACACCGGCGACCTGGATCGGAGTCGACGTCAGGCGGGCGATCTGGCGCGCCGCGCCACCGGCCAGGCGACGCCGGCGAGCCAGCTTGGGGAGCAGGATGAGGGAAGCCGCGACCGGCACCGCGGCAAGGCCGACGACGGCCCAGAACCTCCCCGCGTGCGCCAACTCCCTGGCGGCGCGGCCGGTGCGGACGATTTGGGGGCGTGCGCCGGACGCGGCGAGCCGTGCGACCTGGAGCCAAGCGGGCCCGCGTCGCTCGAGCTTGCCGCCTTCGTAGAGCTCGCGCCCGGCCGCCCGCCTCAGTTTACCGCTCGAGGTCTTGGGCACGGCTCGAGGTGGCACCAGCGATACGTCGTCGGCGGGCGTGCCCACGAGGTCGACTGCCGCCTGCTGGATCCGTTCGCGCAGCTCCTGCCGGACGGTCTCGTCCGTCTCTCGGGTCTCGGCCAGGACAACTAGCCGTTCGGTGCCGGTCTTAGGATCCTTCGATCCGAAGACCGCCACGCATCCCTTGCGAACACCCGGCAGATTCCCGACGACCTCTTCCAGTTCCTGGGGATAGATATTGCGCCCCGCACGGATGATGAGGTCCTTGGCGCGTCCGGTGACGAACAACTCGCCGGCGGCGATGTAGCCCAGGTCGCCCGAGTCGAGCCAGTCGCCGTCAAAGAGCTTCCTAGTCGCTTCCGGGTTGCGAAAGTAGCCGCTGGTCGCCGACGGCCCTCGAAACTGGATCTTGCCCTCGTGGCGTTCTCCGACCTCCGCGCCGGTCGAGTCGACGATGCGGATCTCGTGGTCGATCAGGGTGAAGCCGGCGCCAACGAAGCTGAGGGCATCGGCATCGTCGTAATCTTCCCCACCGTCGTGGGACACTGGCTCGGCGCGTCCGGCGACGGCGAGCTGCTCACGGTCCACTCTGTCCACCACCGGTCCGCGACCGATGGGGGGGAACGCCAGGGCGAGAGAGCACTCCGCCAGTCCGTAGACCGGCATCATCGTTCCCGGCCGGTAGCCGTAGGGAGCGAAGCGCTCGGTGAACTCCTCGATGGTTCTTGGACTCACCGGCTCGGCGCCGTTGAGTGATCCTCTCCAAGAGGAAAGATCGAGCCCTTGGATCTCGTCATCCTCGATTTTCTTTAGGCAGAGCTCGTAGGCGAAGTTCGGAGCCGCGGAGAGCGTCGCTCGGTAGCGATGGACCGCCTGAAGCCAGCGCGCGGGCCGGGCCAGAAAGGCAAGCGGCGACATCAGCGTCAACGGCATCGCGAAATAGAGGCTGCCCATCCATGCACCAATCAAGCCCATGTCGTGGTAGAGGGGCAGCCAGCTGACCACCCGGTCGTTCGGGGTCAGCTCCGCCGCACGACCTATCGAGCGCAGGTTGGCCAAGAGATTGGCGTGGGTGAGAATCACGCCCTTTGGGTCGGCCGTCGAGCCCGAGGTGAACTGGAGAAACGCGATGTCGTTGGCACGGACCACGGGCAAGCTCGCCGTCGGTCCGTCGACGGTGAGCTCGGCTGGAGTCATGACTCGCGTCAAGCTGCCGACATGGGCTCGCACCAGGCGAGCGAGCGGCATGACTTCGGCAACCGTGATCAGGAAGCGGGCTTGGGCCGTATTCAGGATGCCGGCCTGTCGGCGCAGATGGTCCTCGATCTGGCTGAGGCGCGCCGGCGGGTAGAGCGGCACCGGGACGCCGCCGGCCATGAGAATTCCGAAAAAGGAGGCAAAGTAGTCGAGGCCGGAGGGCAACATCAAGCCGACGGTCTGCTCGCTTTCGAGCCCAAGCTCGCGAAGCGCGCGGGCGACTCCCTTACCTCGTTCGAAGAGAGCTCCGTAGGTCAGGTCTTCGATCTGATCCCTTTCCGCCAGAAAGGCGACGTGGCTGCGCTCGGGATGGCGATTCGCGTGCCACCCCAGAACCTCGACCAGAGTCTCGGCGCGCTCGGGAGCGGGCTCGGCGTCGCCGAGAACGGCGGTGACCGTGTCCACCGACCGAGCGGCTGCCGAGCTGGGACGCCCGGTCGCCACCGCAGCGACCGCCGCCCGCAAGAGGTCACGGGGCGTCTCCGCGGTCGCCATCACGCGCTCGGACAGGGCGAGGTCGAAGGCCCTCTCGATCTGTCCGACGAGCTCAACTCGGCCCAGGCTGTCGATGGCGAGATCCCGCTCGAGCGAGCTGTCCAGGGTCACGCGCCTCCGGCGCGAGCCCGGGTGGAGCTCGTCGGCGACCTGCACGACCACCTGCAACAGAGCGTCGGCGTCGACCGCGGGGCCGGCGGGTGCCGCCTCGCCGTTTCCGCCCCTCTTGGGATCGCGCGTCTCGGCCACGGACTCAGAATACCCGACTGGACCTCACCGGGAACCGTCGGGCCGGAAGAAGCCCCAGGTCTCGATCTCGCCCGCGAGCTCGTGTCCGACGATCTCGTAGCCGAAGCGCTCGTAGAGCCCGACGTTACTCGGAGTCTCGGTGGTCAAGCTCACTCCCAGGGAGTCAGGGTCGGAGAAGGACATGTCGTGGAGGGCTTCCAGCAGACGCCGTCCGTGCCCCTTTGCCGCCTGATCGCGGCGAACGCCGATCATGCCCAGATGGAAGTGAGGCTCCGGCCACTGGAACTTGGCGGTCGCGTTGCCATGTTCTTCGTAGCGGCCGCGAGCGTCTGCGCCGAGGTCCGCCCAGAGCGAGCGCCGCTGCTCATCCAGTGCCTCGGGCGACCTGCTCGCTACGGGGCGGTTGATGTTGGCCACCGCGAGAACCTCTTCGGCGTCCGTCAGGGCCCAGACGAGGTCTCGGTGGATGAACCGAGCCATCGTAAAGAACGAGACCAGCCGCCTCAGCCGGCGGGGGTAGTCCTCGCCGGCCTCCCCGACAACGAACCGCATGACCGGGTAGTCGTAGAAGGCGTCGCAAAGAACATCCACGGCCTCGTCGAGGCGGTCTCGAGTCAGCTCTTTGATCGTAGGTGCCACGGCCAGGTAGTCCTCTCCTCTCTGGTGCCGCTAGAACCGGGAGCTGGTGAGCCGGTGCCCGTCCTCGGCCCAGGCCCGTTCGAATCGCTCGGCGACCACGGCCGCGTCCTCGGTCTTCTTCTGGGCTTCCAGTGCCTGGCGCAGGCCGAAGAGCGAGTAGCCGTTCTCGGGGTTCTTGCGCAAGTCGGCTGAATAGACGACCTCGGCTTCGTCCGGCCGATCGAGGTCCAGGAGCATCGCGCCCAAGAAGTGGCGAACCGGGAAGTACCAGTCCGGCGGCTCGTTGTAGAGAAGGCCGTCTTCGAGGCGCACCGCGCGCTCGAGCCGGGCGAGGCCCTCGAGGGCGCGCCCCTCCTTGGCGGCGATCTCACCGGCGACAATTTCGTCCGCTATGGTCAGAAGCTTGCGGGCGGTCCCGAAGCCGATGTAGTGGTCCTCGACGCCGACGGACCGCAGCATTTGTCTCAGCTGCCGGTGCTCCTTGCGCGCCTTTTTCAAGCGTCCCGTGTGCACGTAGGCCAGCCCCCGGCCGTAGTGCCAAATCCCGGTCATGAACCGGGATTCCACGTCGGGCTTGGGCTCGGCCAGCATCTCGTCCCACATGCCGAAGCGAACCATGGTGAACATGGGTTGGCTCAGAAAGACCTCGTACAGGCCCCAGGTGTTCTTGTCGCTCGAAAGATGAGGCGGGATCTTGTCCACGATCTTGCGCGACGCCTCGATCGCGGCTTCTTTGCGGCCCTGGACCATAGCCGACCAGGCCATGAAGTGAATGTTGTGCGGGTAGTAATTGAGCGGGTAGATGCCCTGAGCGCGGCACTGGGTGATGTAACCCTCATCCGCGGCCACGGCCTTGACGTTGGCTTCGTAGGAGTCGGCGAAGCGCCCGACTCGCATGTAGATGTGAGACGGCATGTGCACCATGTGGCCGGCCCCCGGCATCAAGCCGGCCAGCATGTCGGCGTGCTGCTCGCCACGCTCCGGATGTCGCGACTCGACAGTGTGGATGTAGTAGTGCAGGGCTCCCGCGTGCCGTGGCTCCCGATCCACGACTGACTGGAGCGTGTCGAGGATTTCGGTTGTGTTCTGCTTCGGGCTGCCGTCGAGGTTCCAGTAGTCCCAGGGACTGAGGTTCATGAGCGACGCGGCGTACAGGGTGGCCGCGTCGAGATCGTCGGGATAGCGTTCCACGATGTCGGCCATTGCGGCGGCATACGCCGCATCCAAACCCACGCGGTCGGCCTCCGGGTCGTCGCTATAGCGCTCGGCCATGGCTTCGATGTAGGCGCGCTCCCTGGCCGAGACCTTGTCCTTCAGGGCGACGGCTTGCTGGATGGCTGCGTAGGCCTGTGGCGCCACTTCGCTGAGCATCGGCAGGTTGAGGTTGGGTCCCAGGACCAGGGCCCAGCCCCAATAGGCCATGGCGTTGTCCGGGACGAGACGGGCGGCCTCCTTGAACGCGCGAAGAGCCTCGGAATGATTGAAGCCATAGGTCAGGCGCAGTCCCTGGTCGAAGAACTGCTGCGAGCGGGGTTCGCTCGTGGTGACCTCCATGTGGTGATCTCCCAGCCCCTCGAGCGTCGGCGCGATGGCCTCCGCCGCGCCCGCGGGGTCGGCTCCGAGCGCTCGGGGATCGTGGACTTGGGCACTTGCGGTTGCGCAAACGAGAGCGAGAAACAGCGCCACGAGCGCGATCATCGGGCGTCTTTCGACCGTCATCTCATACCTCCTTGGGTTCTGCGAGGTCAGATCGTACTCCAACTGGGTGGGTCGGCTGCTCGGGGGGGCTGGGGCAGCCACCTTTTTGGGTTGTTCAAATGGAGGCGCTCTCGCCCTATGATTAGCTGCATATATGCTGGAAGCCGTCGATCTGTCGCGCAGCCTCGACAAGAGCGCCTACCGGGAGCGCGTCAATCCGCTCCAGGACCGGCTCTGGGAGCTCCAACGCCTGTGCTGGAAGGCGTCGATTCCGGTGGTGATCGTATTCGAAGGTTGGGACGCGGCGGGCAAGGGGCGGTGCGTCGCCAAGTTGACCGGCAAGCTCGAGCCTCGCGGCTTCGAGGTTCATCACACCACGACCGAGCCGCGAACTCACGAGCGGGAAATGCCGTGGATGTGGCCGTTCTGGGTGGCCGCGCCGAGGCGCGGCAAGATCGCGATCTTCGATCGAAGCTGGAACCGTCGGGCCCTGGTCTATCGGTCGCGAAACCTGGATGATGAGATCGGGTGGAGAAGGTCACTGCGTGACATCGGTGACTTCGAGCGCTGGCTTGCCGACGACGGCTATGTGCTCGTCAAGTTCTTTCTCCACATCAGTCACGACGAACAGCTCAGGCGCTACGAGAAGTGGGAGCAGGATCCGGGGCTGAGCTGGAAGGCACTGGAAGGCGCCTGGCAGAAGCCCGAGCATTACGAGGAGCATCTGGCGGCGGTCGAGGAGCTACTGCAGCACACGGAAGCGGTGTGGAGTCCGTGGACGATCCTTTCGGCCACCGACTCGAGGTGGGCTCGCTTCAGGGTGATCGAAACTCTTGCCTCCAGGCTCGAAGCGGCCCTCGAAGAGCGCGGGTTGATGTCCGAGGACTTCGCCGACGACGAAGAGAGCCCGGAAGTCAACGGAGAGGTCGGGTAGCCCGGGTGCTCAATCAGGTCGACCTCAGCCTGTCTCTCGAGCCGGAGGAGTATGGCGAGCAGTTGCGCGAGTGCCAGCTCGAGCTTCTCCGGAGGTCTCGCGAGCTCTATTCGGCGCGCCGGTCCCTAATCATGGTTCTGGAGGGTTGGGATGCGGCCGGAAAGGGTGGCGCGATTCGGCGCTTGACCCAGAGCCTGGATCCCCGCAGCTATCAGGTGTTCTCGATCGCCGCTCCGACCGAGGAGGAGCTCGCGCACCAGTACCTCTGGCGCTTCTGGCAACGACTGCTGTCGCCGCGGGAGAAGCAGATCCTGATCTTCGATCGGAGTTGGTATGGCCGAGTTTTGGTGGAGCGCGTCGAAGGCCTCGCCGAGCCGGCCGAGTGGCAGCGCGCGTACCGAGAGATCAACGATTTCGAACGTCAGCTCATCGACTCACAGGCCTCGGTAGTAAAGCTCTGGTTCCACATCAGTCCGGAAGAGCAGGTGAAACGGTTCGAGCTGCGCAAGAAGACCCGCCACAAGAGCTGGAAGCTGACCGACGAAGACTGGCGCAATCGAGCGAAATGGGACCAGTACGAGAGGGCGGTGATCGACATGCTGCTCAAGACCAGCACGCAGCAGGCGCCCTGGACGGTCGTCGAAGGCAACGATAAGCGCTGGGCCCGGATCAAGACGCTCAGGACCGTCCTCGAAGCGCTGCCGAGCTCGGAGGACTGAGCCCCAAGGCGATTTCTGGCTCTGCTAGACTCCTGCCCCAGCAAAACGGAAGACGGGGCCGAGGCAGGCCGAGGAAGCCCCTCGGTGCGCTCACGACACTCGGTCGGAGCGGCCTCGGCGAGATCCGAACAGACAGACCAACTGGTGAGGGCCGGCCATGACCGACGCGACGGAGTCTGAGAAGAACGAGCCGAAAAGCGCCAAGTCAGCGGAGCCAGCTGGCGTCGAACCCAAGGGGTGGGTATACCGGGCGCTGGCCTGGGTCGAGCGGATTGGCAACAAGCTGCCCGACCCCGCGATGCTCTTTGTCATCGCCCTGGCTCTGGTATGGCTGGCCTCCTGGCTGCTCGCCGATTATCAGTTCACGGTTCCGGGCAGAGATGCCGCGCGAACCCTCGCGGTACAGAACCAGCTCACCGGCTCCTCGATGGCGGCATTTCTAGCGCAGATGGTCACCACCTTTACCGGCTTCGCGCCTCTAGGCGTGGTCCTGGTGGCCCTCCTCGGAGTCGGCGTCGCCGAGCACTCCGGCTTCATCAACGCCGGCTTGAAGGGGTTGATCGGTTTTACGCCGAAGTCTCTTCTCTCGCCGATGCTCCTCCTGGTCGCGATCGTCAGCCATACCGCGGCGGACGCCGGCTACGTGCTGGTGATACCTCTCGGCGGCGTGATCTTCTATGCCGCAGGGCGCCATCCGCTGGCCGGTATCGCGTGCGCTTTCGCCGGAGTCTCCGGCGGCTTCAGTGCGAACTTCATCCCATCGGGCATCGACCCGCTGCTTCAGGGGTTTACCCAGTCGGCGGCCCAGATCCTCGATCCCGCTCGCGAAGTGAATCCACTCTGTAACTGGGCGTTTACCAGCGCGTCGAGCATTCTGGTGATCCTGATCGGGTGGTACATCACCGACAAGATCATCGAACCGCGCCTGAAGGGGACCAAGCTCGATGGCGACGAGGTCGAGTTGACCCAGATGCACGACCTCGACGCGAAGGAAAAGAAGGGACTCTGGGCCGGCCTTGCGGCTATGGCTCTCGGGTTGGTCCTGCTGGTTTTCTGGGTATGGCCCGCCGACTCCCCGCTTCGTTCGAGCGATGGCTCGATCACCTCATTCAGCGCGCCGATCATGCAGTCGATCGTGCCGCTGATCTTCTTGCTGTTTCTGATTCCGGGCGCGGTCTACGGCTATGTCGCCGGAACGGTGAAAGACCATCGGGACCTGATCCAGGGCATGAGCAAGACCATGGCCACCATGGGTTACTACCTGACCATGATTTTCTTCTGTGCCCAGTTTACGGCCGCCTTCGGGCGTTCCAATCTCGGAGCGCTGCTGGCGGTCAAGGGCGCCGACTTCCTCAAAGCCCTGGGTCTGCCCGGTACGATCACCATTATCGGGATCATCCTGTTGAGCACAGTGGTCAACCTCTTGGTCGGCTCGGCTTCGGGCAAGTGGGCTCTGCTGGCACCGATCTTTGTTCCGATCCTGATGCAGGTCGGCTTGTCGCCCGAGCTCACCCAGGCCGCCTACCGAGTCGGAGACTCGACCACCAACATCATCACCCCATTGATGCCGTATTTTCCTCTGGTGGTCGCTTTTTGCCAGCGCTGGGTCAAGAAGACCGGCATCGGCACCGTGACATCGTTGATGCTGCCCTACTCGATAACCCTGCTGGTAACCTGGACCGTTTTTCTGGTCATCTACTGGATGATCGGCTTGCCGCTGGGCTTGCAAGCCAGCTACGTTTATCCCTGATTCTGGAGGAGCTCATGGACTCGCAGCCGTTTGTGGAACAGCTCAAGACGACCAAGGAACACTTCGGTGCCATCCAGGACCACACGGCTCATCACCGGGGCGTCTTGACGGTGCACTCGCGACTCTGTGGCCACACTCCGGCGATGCCCTATATGGACATGTAACGGCGGAAAGCTCGTCGAGGGCTCAGCCGAGGAAGCGGCCGTGCTTCTTGCGCTGGGCTTTCATGACTTTCAGTTCCTGGTCGCCGGAGATGACGACACGCGGGTCGGGCTCGAAACCGAGCTTGCGACTGCGCCCCCGGTAGGAATTGAGCTTCAGGATCAGCTTGAGCGTCTCACGTCGGGCGAGGTGCTTGTCGTCCGAGCGCACGATCCACCAGGGTGACTCGGGAGTGTGGGTCTTTTGCAGAAGCCGATACTTCTTCTCGGTGAACTCGTCCCACAGAGCCTGGGCCTGCAGGTCGACCTCGCTCAGCTTCCACTGTCGCAGGGGGTCGTTCCGGCGGCGCTCGAAGCGGCGCTGTTGCTCGTCTTTCGACACCGAGAAGTAGAGCTTGATCAGGTGAGTCGTTCCGTCGGCCAAGATCCGTTCCTCGTAACCCACCACCCGACGCATGAACTCGCGATACTGGCGTGGCGTACAGAAGCCCATCACCGGCTCCACCATGGCTCGGTTGTACCAGCTGCGATCGAACAGCACGAGTTCTCCGGCGTGGGGGAAGTGCTCGATATAGCGCTTCATGTGAAGCTCGGTGCGTTGTTCCTCGGTGGGTTTCCCGAGTGCCACCACGCGGTAGTGTTTTTCGTTCAGATAGCGGACCACGCGCCGTATCGTGCCGCCCTTTCCCGAGGCGTCGCGACCGTCGAAGAGAATGATGATCTTCTTGCCGGTGACCTCCAGGTGCTGAAGTAGCTTGATCAACTCGGCTTGGTACGGCACCAGCTCTTCTTTGGTGAAGTGCCGCTCGAGCGCGCCCTGGATGACGCGTTTGCTCTCTTTTCTGGTGAGCTGCCGGCGCGCCGCTCGAGCGGCCTCGAGCGGCGCATCCGGGGGCAGGCTGTCGACGATTCGGGAGACGGCTTCGCGGATCCGGGAGGTGGAAGTGATCACCGGCTGAGTGGGGGCACCGCCGCCTTTTTCTCTCTTGCTTTCCCCCATCACTTTTTGCCTTTGTCGCCGCTTGAGTCCTTCACTATGGTAACCGGGATCGGCGAGAGTTGAGTGACCTTCTCGGCCTTGGAGCCCAGCAGGAGGTGCGGCAGTCCGGTTCGCCCACGGCTCCCCATAACGATCATCCGAGCGTTGGTGCGCTTGGCAATCTCCAGGATTCGGGTCACCGGGAGCCCTGACACCAGTCGGCAGTCCAGATCGTCGAGGATTGCGATATCGGGGCTTGTCTTTCGGACCTCGACCAGAAACTCGTTCATCATCTCGGCGGCCGCCTCCTTCATTCGCCGAAGGTACTTCTTTTTCTTCTTGTCCGGCTGGTGGTAGTAGCCCGGCGCCGAGCCGGGGTCGTGGACCACGTGAACCACCACGAGAGGCGCCCGGAAGCACTCCGCCGCGCGAGCGGCCCAGAGAAGCGCTTTGGCCGAATGGGCGGAAAAGTCGACGGCAACCAAGATCGGCTGGCTGGCTTCGGGTTTCTTCGATCCCATGCTTCCTCCGGAGGGTGAAGTCAGGAGAGCCGTGATGAGCTCCCGTCGGTCGGGTCGGCGAACAACGGCTCCTGGCGAGCTTGCCCTTTGCCGCCTCGCGCGTAAGGTGCGGTTTCCTCGACGACCAGCCGAGCGATCCTCTTGGCGAAGTAGTAGATTCGTCTCAGGGCCTCGACGAGCTCGGATTCGATCCTGAAAACCGCCAGACGGTCACCCTCGGTGGCCGTCAGGCGCGCGGCGAGATGGCCCTCGGCTTCGACGGCCATCCGGTTGATCTCGGCCTTGGCCTTGATCACCTGAAGCGCCACATCCTTGTCGTCCGCCGCGATCGCTTCGGTCGCGCGCTCTCCGGTCCAGGTCACCTTGAGATGGAGCTCACGCAAGATCTCGCGGGTCGATGGGCTCACACTGAGCCCTTGTTCTATGCGGCTCCGCCCGGCTTCGACGAGATTGGTCTCGATCATGTCGCCGATGTTCTCGAAGTAGTTGGAGCCCGACAAATACTCTGAGAGGCGGTGCGACTGGGTCTCGGTCAGGTTCTCGAGCGACAGTCTTCCCAGGTAGGTGACCAGCGCGCCGTGAAGCCGGTCGACGTCCTCGTCCATGTGCTCGAGGTCGCTCAGGTCTTCCTGAGTTCCGCTGAGCACCGGATCCATGGCGTCTCGGACCATGTTCCTGGCGGCCGCTCCCAGCCGGGCTATCTCCATCCGCACAACGTCGAGCGCCAGGGACGGGGCGTGGAGAAGGATGTCGTCCAGGTAACGGCGGTCGGGGGCCTCGTCAGCGTCGAGCCTTCTATCCGGGACGATCCACTCCATGAACCGCACGATCAAAGGCGTGAAGCCGATGAAGATCACGGTATTGGCGACATTGAACGCGGTATGAGAATTGGCGATCTGACGAGGGGTCTCCGCTCTGAGCTTGGCTAGTTCTTCCAAACCCTCTGTGGCCGGTGAGATCCAGCGAACGAACTCGGCGAGCTGATCGATCAGCCCGATCCAGATCAGCACTCCCACCGTCGCGAGGAGGACATGGACCAACGCCGCCCGAACTGCCTCCCGCGGCTTGCCGATTGCGGCCAGGGAGGCGGTGACGCAGGTGCCGATGTTGGCGCCGAGAACCAAAGCGATACCGGATTCGAGCGTGAGAAAGCCCTGGCTGGCGAGCACGATGATCACGCCGGTAGTGGCCGACGAGCTTTGAACCAGGGCCGTGAACCCGGCACCGAACAGCACGCCGATCACCGGGCTTTCGAGGTTGCGCATGAACTCGATGAAGGGCTCATAGGTTCGCAGTGGGTCCGTGGCGTTCTTCATCAGCTCCATGCCGAAGAAGATCAATCCCAGTCCCATGATCGTGCGGCCGTAGTGCTGCAGCTTCGTCTGTCTCGAGGCGAAGCTCATCAAGAAGCCGGCTGCCACGGGGACCAACGCGTAGTGGGTGATCTTGAAGGCAACGATCTGCGCGGTGACGGTGGTGCCGATCGCGGCGCCCAGGATGATGCCTATCGATTGCGACAGCGAGAGCAGGCCGGCCGAGATGAAGCCCACGACCAACACGGTCGTCACCGAAGACGATTGAATCGTCGCGGTGACGATCGCCCCGGTGAGAACGCTCTTGAGACGGTTGGTCGTCATGCGGGCGAGGAAAGACTTCATCCTGTCGCCCGCCAGCAGCTTGAGCGCGCTGGTCATCTTCTCCATGCCGTAGAGAAACAGCGCGAGTCCCCCGGCAAGCCCCATCAGGATGGCGCCGATTCCTAGATCACCCATGGTCGGCCCGATTGTATCGGGCGAACCAGTGATCCACCTGGTGGAACCGCCGCGTATCAAGTCTGAGACCTCGAGCCGGATCGTCGCCTCGGAAAGCTCTCATGACCCTGCGCCAGATCTGTTCGAACTTCGCCTACCTTCCGACCATCAGCAGGCCCGGGGCCGAGGCCGTGTCGTGGACCGGGGAGTCGGGCTATTTCCAGGAGCTCTGGCAGCGGCGGCCGCTGGCCGAAAGTTGGGGCTTCGAGCCGGATCCGG
Encoded proteins:
- a CDS encoding AMP-binding protein, whose amino-acid sequence is MLQVVVQVADELHPGSRRRRVTLDSSLERDLAIDSLGRVELVGQIERAFDLALSERVMATAETPRDLLRAAVAAVATGRPSSAAARSVDTVTAVLGDAEPAPERAETLVEVLGWHANRHPERSHVAFLAERDQIEDLTYGALFERGKGVARALRELGLESEQTVGLMLPSGLDYFASFFGILMAGGVPVPLYPPARLSQIEDHLRRQAGILNTAQARFLITVAEVMPLARLVRAHVGSLTRVMTPAELTVDGPTASLPVVRANDIAFLQFTSGSTADPKGVILTHANLLANLRSIGRAAELTPNDRVVSWLPLYHDMGLIGAWMGSLYFAMPLTLMSPLAFLARPARWLQAVHRYRATLSAAPNFAYELCLKKIEDDEIQGLDLSSWRGSLNGAEPVSPRTIEEFTERFAPYGYRPGTMMPVYGLAECSLALAFPPIGRGPVVDRVDREQLAVAGRAEPVSHDGGEDYDDADALSFVGAGFTLIDHEIRIVDSTGAEVGERHEGKIQFRGPSATSGYFRNPEATRKLFDGDWLDSGDLGYIAAGELFVTGRAKDLIIRAGRNIYPQELEEVVGNLPGVRKGCVAVFGSKDPKTGTERLVVLAETRETDETVRQELRERIQQAAVDLVGTPADDVSLVPPRAVPKTSSGKLRRAAGRELYEGGKLERRGPAWLQVARLAASGARPQIVRTGRAARELAHAGRFWAVVGLAAVPVAASLILLPKLARRRRLAGGAARQIARLTSTPIQVAGVEHLEGDGPWIVVANHASYLDGFALTATLPTQGSFLAKRELKDSFLARLLLERLGTLFVERFDPSKGVQDIRRAAETLRQGQSLLLFPEGTFDRAPGLRPFRLGAFMLAAESGVPVVPVAIRGTRSVLRGNKWFPRKGQISLTIRPPIRAQGSDMAAAAKLRDAVRAEILDYCGEPDLAGGGSSATM
- a CDS encoding polyphosphate kinase 2 — its product is MPTGVRAPGDPNPGDCQAHQRSDDRYGEPWANRTAAPPAGLQGREGHSTLADPGYHSEGLKRRQRQKVMGESKREKGGGAPTQPVITSTSRIREAVSRIVDSLPPDAPLEAARAARRQLTRKESKRVIQGALERHFTKEELVPYQAELIKLLQHLEVTGKKIIILFDGRDASGKGGTIRRVVRYLNEKHYRVVALGKPTEEQRTELHMKRYIEHFPHAGELVLFDRSWYNRAMVEPVMGFCTPRQYREFMRRVVGYEERILADGTTHLIKLYFSVSKDEQQRRFERRRNDPLRQWKLSEVDLQAQALWDEFTEKKYRLLQKTHTPESPWWIVRSDDKHLARRETLKLILKLNSYRGRSRKLGFEPDPRVVISGDQELKVMKAQRKKHGRFLG
- a CDS encoding AbgT family transporter; translation: MTDATESEKNEPKSAKSAEPAGVEPKGWVYRALAWVERIGNKLPDPAMLFVIALALVWLASWLLADYQFTVPGRDAARTLAVQNQLTGSSMAAFLAQMVTTFTGFAPLGVVLVALLGVGVAEHSGFINAGLKGLIGFTPKSLLSPMLLLVAIVSHTAADAGYVLVIPLGGVIFYAAGRHPLAGIACAFAGVSGGFSANFIPSGIDPLLQGFTQSAAQILDPAREVNPLCNWAFTSASSILVILIGWYITDKIIEPRLKGTKLDGDEVELTQMHDLDAKEKKGLWAGLAAMALGLVLLVFWVWPADSPLRSSDGSITSFSAPIMQSIVPLIFLLFLIPGAVYGYVAGTVKDHRDLIQGMSKTMATMGYYLTMIFFCAQFTAAFGRSNLGALLAVKGADFLKALGLPGTITIIGIILLSTVVNLLVGSASGKWALLAPIFVPILMQVGLSPELTQAAYRVGDSTTNIITPLMPYFPLVVAFCQRWVKKTGIGTVTSLMLPYSITLLVTWTVFLVIYWMIGLPLGLQASYVYP
- a CDS encoding class I SAM-dependent methyltransferase, producing the protein MPLLRCVRCGARDLVRRKDELECPGCGAEFQVDEDVANFLDRPHPIVQHEIEAVAALDSREPATRRRIRELLVALDQGRVDGSDHRLTEFPSFREFFTTRRRAQEMLERYPPRPECLVVELGADHCLLSGAFLDAGCRVIAVDITDHLRLAPRAASEDLCRIRADMNRLPVADGSADLVWATACVHHSWSLERTFREARRVLAPGGRLVLLNEPMPAWPRFLTFGLGRGFGREQKDLGINENLHRRGAWSRTARKAGFEPQLLFPALSDRELRARLGRYRIPAGWAPLLSRLARPLQVSIHMVAELPPPARSGSPQ
- a CDS encoding universal stress protein translates to MGSKKPEASQPILVAVDFSAHSAKALLWAARAAECFRAPLVVVHVVHDPGSAPGYYHQPDKKKKKYLRRMKEAAAEMMNEFLVEVRKTSPDIAILDDLDCRLVSGLPVTRILEIAKRTNARMIVMGSRGRTGLPHLLLGSKAEKVTQLSPIPVTIVKDSSGDKGKK
- a CDS encoding GNAT family N-acetyltransferase; amino-acid sequence: MAPTIKELTRDRLDEAVDVLCDAFYDYPVMRFVVGEAGEDYPRRLRRLVSFFTMARFIHRDLVWALTDAEEVLAVANINRPVASRSPEALDEQRRSLWADLGADARGRYEEHGNATAKFQWPEPHFHLGMIGVRRDQAAKGHGRRLLEALHDMSFSDPDSLGVSLTTETPSNVGLYERFGYEIVGHELAGEIETWGFFRPDGSR